Proteins encoded by one window of Lathyrus oleraceus cultivar Zhongwan6 chromosome 1, CAAS_Psat_ZW6_1.0, whole genome shotgun sequence:
- the LOC127073516 gene encoding topless-related protein 2 produces MTALNKELMLLVIQYLADENLKETMHKMEQESGLFFNLKYFEEKILAGDLDEAEKYLGGFTKISENRNSMKMFFEIRKQKYFEALDRQDKGTAVDILVKDLKIFSTSNGDLYKEITHLITLNNFRENEQLSKYGDTKATRTILMTELKKLIDTNPSLKDKLMFPIVQSSRLRQLVNQGLNWQHQLCRFPSPTPEIKTLFTDHICLTPQNNETRSPTSALRPAADGPNHLSFGVAPHRLVPTAPTANSVAAWLANANPSSSSQSPAAAATSLLPGPSNAASIFNNSRTRTNLTLVDHQSKDLDPRMRLLPNNNALQAVQAAYTFTSPPIPKWFDELPRTVFCKLHQGSTVTSMEFHPSRHSILAVGSANGEISLWETKRREMMISRPFKIWKISNCSIQFQAASLKEVMISVNRVSWSPDASFIAVAFAEHLVHLYSYQVPNGLQQQLEIDAHDGAVNDIAFSYPESQLCIVTCGDDKLIKVWDLDGHKIHCFQGHVAPVCSILPRSKENIQYLFSTSADGKVRAWIYEDKSFHLEYDAPGKCSTTLIYSADGTRLFSCGTSKDGDIFLVEWNENEGSVKRKYSGLTNKAVGTVQFDAANNQFLAAGADNQIKFWDVDSSNVLMEINAEGGLPNLPRLKFNKKGNLLAVSTADGGVKILANADGFKSMRAVDAIDPKSGVNVIIARSMEINRSIETVHSLQCQIVTMPERVVPSKKAIRLLYTNDGTCLLALGSRGSKKLWKWTSDEMNPTGKATASVVPAHWTPINGIRLTDEFPNIGDTATPCLDISKNDNYAIASYGGEVALFNMVSFRVLCRFEGPPPAATFVAFNPQDNNIVAVGMENTDIHIYNVRSDELISKLKGHFKHVTGIAFSLRLSIMVSSGADAKVVSWFTGPWFKKKSVTLKRPCGGDAHLGETKVQFHIDQTKLLVCHDSLIAIYDASKMELIRSWPSQDGLSGTITSAAYNCNGQIIYATFSDGNIGIFGAENLHLRYRIDTSAYLSPPNSQNIYPIVVTAHPEKPYQFAIGLTDGYVKVIEPINSVGWMKQNVPVVRMDII; encoded by the exons ATGACAGCTTTGAACAAGGAATTGATGCTACTCGTGATCCAGTATCTCGCTGATGAGAACTTGAAGGAAACTATGCACAA GATGGAGCAAGAATCTGGTCTCTTCTTCAATTTGaagtattttgaagagaaaattcTTGCTGGAGATTTGGATGAAGCTGAGAAGTACCTCGGTGGCTTTACGAAAATCAGTGAAAACCGTAACTCGATGAAAATGTTCTTCGAAATCAGGAAGCAAAAGTATTTTGAAGCCTTGGACAG GCAGGACAAAGGGACGGCGGTTGATATTCTGGTGAAAGATTTGAAAATCTTTTCAACATCTAATGGAGATTTGTACAAGGAAATAACACATCTTATTACCCTTAACAACTTCAG GGAGAATGAACAGTTATCGAAGTATGGCGATACTAAAGCAACTAGAACCATATTGATGACAGAGCTCAAGAAATTGATTGACACTAATCCTAGCCTCAAAGATAAGCTTATGTTTCCTATAGTGCAGTCATCGCGGTTGCGACAACTGGTTAATCAAGG TTTGAATTGGCAGCATCAGCTGTGCAGGTTTCCGAGCCCAACTCCGGAGATCAAAACTTTGTTTACCGACCATATTTGTTTGACGCCTCAAAATAATGAAACTCGCTCGCCTACTTCGGCGTTGCGTCCTGCTGCAGATGGTCCAAATCATCTCTCTTTTGGAGTTGCG CCGCATCGTCTAGTCCCTACAGCTCCTACTGCTAATTCTGTTGCAGCATGGTTGGCGAATGCAAATCCTTCCTCGTCATCTCAATCACCTGCTGCGGCCGCAACTTCCTTGTTGCCTGGTCCTTCTAATGCAG CCTCCATTTTTAACAATTCAAGAACGCGGACTAATCTTACACTGGTGGATCACCAAAGTAAGGATCTTGATCCGCGAATGAGATTGTTACCAAATAACAACGCTTTACAGGCTGTGCAGGCCGCGTATACCTTTACATCTCCACCAATTCCTAAGTGGTTTGATGAACTTCCTAGAACCGTCTTCTGTAAGTTACATCAGGGATCAACTGTGACAAGCATGGAGTTTCATCCTTCTCGTCATTCGATACTAGCTG TTGGTAGCGCAAATGGTGAAATTTCACTTTGGGAAACAAAGCGGAGAGAGATGATGATAAGTAGGCCTTTCAAAATATGGAAAATTTCTAACTGTTCGATCCAATTTCAG GCTGCGAGTTTGAAAGAAGTGATGATATCCGTTAATCGTGTATCATGGAGCCCGGATGCGAGTTTTATCG CGGTTGCTTTCGCCGAACATTTGGTTCATTTGTATTCGTATCAGGTTCCGAATGGCCTACAACAGCAATTGGAG ATTGATGCTCATGATGGTGCTGTTAATGACATAGCTTTTTCGTATCCGGAAAGTCAGCTATGCATTGTAACTTGCGGAGATGATAAACTAATTAAG GTATGGGATTTGGATGGACATAAGATCCATTGCTTTCAAGGTCATGTAGCACCTGTTTGTTCGATTCTTCCTCGCTCGAAGGAAAATATCCAG TATTTATTTTCGACTTCGGCTGACGGGAAAGTTAGGGCTTGGATATATGAAGACAAGAGTTTCCATCTGGAGTACGACGCTCCCGGAAAATGTTCCACCACACTGATCTATAGTGCTGATGGAACTAG ATTGTTTTCTTGTGGAACAAGTAAAGACGGAGATATCTTCTTAGTTGAGTGGAATGAAAATGAAGGATCAGTAAAAAGAAAATATTCTGGACTTACAAACAAAGCTGTCGGTACTGTGCAATTCGATGCTGCAAATAATCAGTTTCTGGCTGCTGGAGCAGACAACCAGATTAAGTTTTGGGATGTGGATAGTAGTAATGTTCTGATGGAAATAAACGCCGAGGGCGGTCTTCCT AATCTTCCTCGCTTAAAGTTCAATAAGAAAGGAAATCTACTCGCTGTTAGTACGGCAGATGGCGGTGTTAAAATTCTTGCTAACGCAGACGGTTTCAAATCCATGAGGGCCGTTGATGCTATTGATCCAAAG AGTGGAGTAAATGTTATTATAGCTAGAAGCATGGAGATTAACAGAAGCATCGAAACCGTTCACTCTCTTCAGTGTCAAATAGTTACAATGCCGGAGAGAGTGGTTCCAAGTAAGAAG GCTATTCGTCTTCTTTATACGAACGATGGAACTTGTCTTCTGGCTCTTGGTTCAAGAGGGAGTAAGAAGCTGTGGAAATGGACCTCTGATGAAATGAATCCTACTGGAAAG GCGACGGCAAGTGTTGTTCCTGCACACTGGACACCGATTAATGGTATTCGTTTGACTGATGAGTTCCCGAACATTGGTGATACGGCAACTCCGTGTCTGGACATCTCAAAGAATGATAACTATGCTATTGCGTCATATGGAGGAGAAGTTGCATTGTTCAACATGGTGTCTTTTCGG GTATTGTGTCGCTTTGAGGGACCTCCGCCAGCTGCAACGTTTGTTGCGTTTAATCCTCAAGACAATAACATCGTCGCAGTTGGAATGGAAAACACGGACATTCATATTTATAATGTTAGGTCCGACGAG CTTATATCTAAACTGAAGGGTCACTTTAAGCACGTTACTGGTATAGCATTTTCGCTTCGACTGAGTATAATGGTTTCTTCGGGCGCTGATGCTAAG GTTGTGTCATGGTTCACAGGACCATGGTTTAAGAAAAAATCGGTGACACTCAAAAGGCCGTGTGGTGGAGATGCACATTTAGGCGAGACTAAAGTTCAATTTCACATTGATCAAACAAAGTTGCTGGTATGCCATGACTCGCTGATAGCAATATATGATGCCTCGAAAATGGAATTGATTCGCAGT TGGCCGTCACAAGACGGATTGTCCGGTACTATAACCTCTGCAGCATACAACTGCAATGGACAAATAATTTATGCTACTTTCAGTGATGGAAACATTGGAATATTTGGTGCTGAAAATCTCCATCTAAGATATCGGATCGATACATCTGCATACCTATCTCCACCTAACAG CCAAAATATTTACCCTATTGTTGTCACGGCGCATCCAGAAAAGCCATATCAATTTGCAATTGGATTGACAGATGGGTATGTTAAGGTTATAGAGCCTATCAACTCAGTAGGATGGATGAAACAGAATGTGCCTGTTGTTAGAATGGATATCATATGA